From one Dermacentor variabilis isolate Ectoservices chromosome 3, ASM5094787v1, whole genome shotgun sequence genomic stretch:
- the LOC142574403 gene encoding alpha-(1,3)-fucosyltransferase fut-3-like has product MPEGSSRNKAPSRHSRTMYVNERVPQGDDGADSEDISMTDLHRGPAAALATLNDCAWELEESLELMPMGDTRPEDHGIPPGQSSSQRQDSPGSTVSWTVLLVTGRTRNFERHIAKHWPKYTFLASLIVFIGLIYPALTFYRWLWQANSQAAQPTRPSNTPNWRPWRERKGDDGLPRILLWNKTGLHNWWVVQKVACVTEDEHPVTCDIIQDRQQLMSSDAVVFLAEHFEPLGMPHLRSLFQFWVFWAKSHSLPRGVGAHGNSSSFLSRVADTFNWTMANRDDADIVISYDAWRCDSDKSAKQPSGTVITKKRKDVAWIVGKCEQHRFFEQVLWSREQNSIKSSTHDMIGITLFPACGKDKCSSPRECIPRIAKDYHFVLVSLKSDCFQSAYELLYDAFKYSVVPVVLAPSNATLQVPEKSVVISSELQKPGELAAHLRDLLKESTSYESYFAWKQNCSLTHSEGELCPLCRALWAAPPNYRHRHPDVQEWWSKGLECVNESLYGLDKWFRPKL; this is encoded by the coding sequence ATGCCTGAAGGGTCTTCACGCAACAAAGCACCGTCCCGCCACAGTAGAACGATGTACGTTAACGAGCGCGTCCCTCAAGGTGACGATGGCGCTGACAGCGAGGATATTTCCATGACCGATTTACACCGTGGGCCTGCAGCAGCGCTTGCGACCCTGAATGATTGTGCATGGGAGTTGGAGGAGTCGCTAGAGCTGATGCCCATGGGGGACACGAGACCGGAAGACCACGGTATACCACCGGGACAATCTTCATCACAGCGGCAGGACTCGCCCGGATCGACGGTCAGCTGGACCGTGCTCTTGGTCACCGGACGCACGCGTAATTTTGAAAGGCACATCGCAAAGCATTGGCCAAAGTACACGTTCCTCGCCTCGCTTATTGTGTTCATAGGCCTTATATACCCTGCGCTGACATTCTACAGATGGCTGTGGCAAGCGAACTCGCAAGCTGCGCAGCCGACGCGACCGTCGAACACTCCAAATTGGCGGCCGTGGCGTGAGCGCAAAGGTGACGATGGGCTTCCCCGGATCTTGCTGTGGAACAAAACCGGATTGCACAACTGGTGGGTAGTCCAAAAAGTCGCATGCGTTACCGAAGACGAACACCCTGTTACGTGCGACATAATCCAAGACCGGCAGCAGCTGATGAGCAGTGATGCTGTTGTCTTTCTTGCCGAGCATTTCGAACCCTTGGGAATGCCTCATCTACGCTCACTGTTTCAGTTCTGGGTCTTTTGGGCTAAGAGCCACTCGCTCCCCCGAGGTGTCGGTGCTCATGGAAATAGCTCGAGCTTTCTGTCGCGTGTTGCCGACACGTTCAACTGGACAATGGCCAACAGAGATGACGCGGACATTGTCATTTCTTACGATGCATGGCGCTGCGACTCAGACAAGAGTGCAAAGCAGCCAAGTGGCACCGTGattaccaaaaaaagaaaggacgtcGCCTGGATCGTTGGTAAATGCGAGCAGCACCGCTTCTTCGAACAAGTGTTATGGAGCCGTGAACAGAATTCCATAAAAAGTAGCACGCATGACATGATCGGCATAACACTGTTTCCAGCCTGTGGGAAGGATAAGTGCTCGTCGCCACGGGAGTGCATACCCCGTATCGCCAAAGACTACCACTTCGTGTTAGTGTCATTGAAGTCCGACTGCTTCCAGAGCGCCTACGAACTCCTATACGACGCCTTCAAATACAGCGTGGTTCCGGTCGTGTTGGCACCATCGAACGCTACTCTGCAGGTTCCTGAAAAGTCAGTAGTAATATCGTCGGAGCTGCAGAAGCCGGGCGAGCTTGCTGCGCATCTGCGTGACCTCCTGAAGGAGAGTACCTCGTACGAGAGCTACTTTGCCTGGAAGCAGAACTGCTCCTTGACTCATTCCGAGGGCGAACTATGTCCTCTGTGCCGTGCGCTATGGGCAGCGCCCCCAAACTACCGACACCGTCATCCCGATGTTCAAGAATGGTGGTCTAAGGGCTTGGAGTGTGTAAACGAGTCTTTGTATGGCCTTGACAAGTGGTTCAGGCCTAAGCTTTGA